One genomic window of Camelina sativa cultivar DH55 chromosome 5, Cs, whole genome shotgun sequence includes the following:
- the LOC104786772 gene encoding uncharacterized protein LOC104786772, which produces MSATTTPFLSLSDFRPRFQNPVKTPHLSPLSCSVSRRKILSSRNLRLQQEKKAQLWRVSATPEKISQEIVSSDSSSGAIVSSGDQDGVALIIQVLLIVAFLALTVLTIGVVYIGVTEFLGKREREKFEKDEAAKRSKKGGKQKAMRARAGPRGFGQKIEDDDFDIDLE; this is translated from the exons ATGTCTGCGACAACAACACCATTTCTATCTCTTTCAGATTTCAGACCAAGATTCCAAAATCCAGTTAAAACCCCCCATTTATCTCCACTCTCTTGTTCTGTTTCAAGAAGAAAGATCTTGTCTTCTAGGAATCTTCGTCTTCAACAGGAAAAAAAAGCCCAACTATGGAGAGTCTCTGCAACTCCAGAAAAAATATCTCAAGAGATCgtttcttctgattcttcttctggaGCAATTGTGTCAAGTGGTGACCAAGATGGTGTTGCTTTGATTATACAAGTGCTTCTCATTGTTGCTTTTCTTGCTCTCACTGTTCTCACCATTGGT GTTGTGTACATTGGAGTGACTGAGTTTCTTgggaagagggagagagagaagtttGAGAAAGACGAAGCAGCAAAGAGGTCTAAGAAAGGTGGGAAGCAGAAGGCAATGAGAGCCAGAGCTGGACCAAGAGGTTTTGGTCAGAAGattgaagatgatgactttGACATTGATCTTGAATGA
- the LOC104786773 gene encoding tropinone reductase homolog At2g29170 isoform X2 produces MAKIEENLRDDKSRWSLGGMTALVTGGSKGLGEAVVEELAMLGARVHTCARDETQLQERLREWHAKGFQVSISVCDVSYREQREKLMETVSSLFQGKLNILVNNAGTCIAKPTTEYTSQDYSFLMATNLESAFHLSQLAHPLLKASGSGSIVLMSSASGVVYVNISSIYAATKGAMNQLGRNLACEWANDNIRVNSVCPWFIETPLAKDSTKKKWRRRHQWDVLVNQMKFHRLWHFFVFQQLLI; encoded by the exons ATGGCTAAGATAGAAGAAAACTTGAGAGACGACAAATCTAGATGGAGCCTTGGAGGCATGACTGCTCTCGTCACAGGTGGCTCGAAAGGCCTCGG GGAAGCTGTGGTGGAGGAACTAGCCATGTTAGGAGCAAGAGTCCACACATGTGCCAGAGACGAAACTCAGCTTCAAGAGCGCTTACGTGAGTGGCACGCAAAAGGATTTCAGGTCTCCATTTCTGTCTGCGACGTTTCGTATCGTGAACAGCGAGAGAAGCTCATGGAAACTGTTTCCTCTCTCTTCCAAGGAAAACTCAACATCCTT gtaAACAATGCGGGAACGTGTATAGCAAAGCCAACCACAGAGTATACATCACAAGATTACTCGTTTCTGATGGCTACAAATCTCGAGTCCGCTTTTCATCTCTCACAGCTCGCACATCCTTTGTTGAAAGCCTCTGGTTCAGGGAGCATAGTGCTCATGTCCTCCGCATCAGGGGTTGTGTATGTCAATATTAGTTCTATCTATGCAGCAACTAAAG GAGCTATGAATCAGCTAGGAAGAAACTTAGCATGCGAGTGGGCAAATGACAACATAAGGGTTAACTCTGTCTGTCCATGGTTCATTGAAACTCCTTTAGCTAAAGAT AGTACAAAGaagaagtggagaagaagacacCAATGGGACGTGCTGGTAAACCAAATGAAGTTTCATCGCTTGTggcatttctttgttttccagcAGCTTCTTATATAA
- the LOC104786773 gene encoding tropinone reductase homolog At2g29170 isoform X1 → MAKIEENLRDDKSRWSLGGMTALVTGGSKGLGEAVVEELAMLGARVHTCARDETQLQERLREWHAKGFQVSISVCDVSYREQREKLMETVSSLFQGKLNILVNNAGTCIAKPTTEYTSQDYSFLMATNLESAFHLSQLAHPLLKASGSGSIVLMSSASGVVYVNISSIYAATKGAMNQLGRNLACEWANDNIRVNSVCPWFIETPLAKDYLDVEEYKEEVEKKTPMGRAGKPNEVSSLVAFLCFPAASYITGQTICVDGGATVNGFSFKPPI, encoded by the exons ATGGCTAAGATAGAAGAAAACTTGAGAGACGACAAATCTAGATGGAGCCTTGGAGGCATGACTGCTCTCGTCACAGGTGGCTCGAAAGGCCTCGG GGAAGCTGTGGTGGAGGAACTAGCCATGTTAGGAGCAAGAGTCCACACATGTGCCAGAGACGAAACTCAGCTTCAAGAGCGCTTACGTGAGTGGCACGCAAAAGGATTTCAGGTCTCCATTTCTGTCTGCGACGTTTCGTATCGTGAACAGCGAGAGAAGCTCATGGAAACTGTTTCCTCTCTCTTCCAAGGAAAACTCAACATCCTT gtaAACAATGCGGGAACGTGTATAGCAAAGCCAACCACAGAGTATACATCACAAGATTACTCGTTTCTGATGGCTACAAATCTCGAGTCCGCTTTTCATCTCTCACAGCTCGCACATCCTTTGTTGAAAGCCTCTGGTTCAGGGAGCATAGTGCTCATGTCCTCCGCATCAGGGGTTGTGTATGTCAATATTAGTTCTATCTATGCAGCAACTAAAG GAGCTATGAATCAGCTAGGAAGAAACTTAGCATGCGAGTGGGCAAATGACAACATAAGGGTTAACTCTGTCTGTCCATGGTTCATTGAAACTCCTTTAGCTAAAGAT TATCTCGATGTTGAAGAGTACAAAGaagaagtggagaagaagacacCAATGGGACGTGCTGGTAAACCAAATGAAGTTTCATCGCTTGTggcatttctttgttttccagcAGCTTCTTATATAACAGGTCAAACAATCTGCGTTGACGGAGGTGCAACGGTCAATGGCTTCTCTTTCAAGCCTCCGATTTAA